A genomic stretch from Apis cerana isolate GH-2021 linkage group LG9, AcerK_1.0, whole genome shotgun sequence includes:
- the LOC108001953 gene encoding nuclease SbcCD subunit C produces MVDLHGKDKGNISLPAKLQSYENDDEKKPTIINMQKTFYTIKIADIESRINRLDERNEELLEEIETTNELSATIDTETIEEITSLNKQFLTQNSLVESLKNKINTIENDRIENQRLHEEKKELFNQNYKKTKFELISQAKVLNAEINVLQDFKRVQNILQEKLEENEEQMVKNEKKVKETIEIVNRKIEFDKEMLKNEMYDCLLDLAAQFQMQVNKHINLPNQRLMRENIMLKHELLQISENISSKMDTELYLKNSQINYKEKLDTQSMFIKDNIKISKIQDIILEYIKKKLENAKKNLSHISIPEDAKQREYMILIEKTIYEQCNIHFRLATLKTILHKIRLKINLAKHFLKLIESKIRAVFETIYDLKYNATCLLKYPYSRWDLITMSCIEVFLFLRDILIKGQIKFENYVVESTESIPDKLESTSNIKENSNIEDINLIMFITKESLSKEILNKTKKIENLDEKKETLIENSEINETISEQFVETISEDNIDFNLENNYELSKDDEDESIFDIAGE; encoded by the exons atggtGGATTTACACGGGAAggataaaggaaatatttcattaccaGCAAAATTACAATCATACGAAaatgatgatgaaaaaaaaccaacgattattaatatgcaaaaaactttttatactattaaaatCGCAGACATTGAATCTAGAATAAAtag gttagatgaaagaaatgaagaattaCTAGAGGAAATCGAAACTACAAATGAACTTTCAGCTACAATAGATACAGAaacaattgaagaaattacaagtttaaacaaacaatttttaacacaAAATAGTTTGgtagaaagtttaaaaaataaaatcaatactaTAGAAAATGATCGAATAGAAAATCAACGATTAcatgaagagaaaaaagaattatttaatcaaaattataaaaaaacgaaatttgaattaatttctcaAGCCAAAGTTCTAA atgcGGAAATCAATGTTTTGCAAGATTTTAAAAgagtacaaaatatattacaagaaaaaCTTGAAGAGAATGAGGAACAAAtggtaaaaaatgaaaagaaagtaaaagaaactatagaaattgttaatcgaaaaattgaatttgataaagaaat gcttaaaaatgaaatgtacgATTGTCTTCTTGATTTGGCAGCACAATTTCAAATGCAagttaataaacatataaatttaccaAATCAAAGATTGatgagagaaaatattatgttgAAACATGAATTACTACAAATTTCTGagaatatttcatcaaaaatggATACTGaactttatttaaa AAActcacaaattaattataaagaaaaattggatacACAATCtatgtttataaaagataatataaaaatttcaaaaatacaagatataatattagaatatataaaaaaaaaattagaaaatgcaaaaaaaaacttatcacATATTTCTATTCCTGAGGATGCAAAACAAAGAGAATACATgatattgatagaaaaaactatttatgaGCAATGCAATATTCATTTTCGTCTCGCaacattaaaaacaatacttcataaaataagattgaaaattaatcttgcaaaacattttttgaaattaatagaatcCAAAATAAGAGCAGTTTTTGAAactatttatgatttaaagtATAATGCAACATGTTTACTAAaa taTCCTTATAGTCGTTGGGATTTAATAACAATGAGTTGTATTGAAGTGTTTCTGTTTTTGAGGGATATACTTATTAAAGgacaaatcaaatttgaaaattatgttgTTGAGTC gaCGGAATCTATACCTGACAAATTAGAATCTacttcaaatataaaagaaaattcaaatatagaagatattaatttaataatgtttataacaaAAGAATCCTtaagtaaagaaattttaaataaa acaaaaaaaattgaaaatttggatgagaagaaagaaacattgattgaaaatagcgaaattaatgaaactatTTCCGAACAATTTGTTGAAACTATTTCCGaagataatattgattttaatttagaaaataattacgaattatCTAAAGATGACGAAGATGAatcgatatttgatattgcTGGAGAATAA